The Pseudomonas sp. FP2309 genomic sequence CGGATAGCTGCTCCCGCTATTGTTATAGCCAGAGTTGCTATCCGTTACAGGAACCGCAGCCCACACCGCAAGCGGTGCGAAGCTGAGAGCCAATACAGTCAGAGCACGACGGCACGTTCGCATGACGAATTACTTACGCAGTTCGACGCGACGGTTTTGAGCCCAGGACTGCTCGTCGTGGCCAGTAGCAACTGGACGCTCTTTACCGTAGGAAACCAGTTCCAGTTGGCCTGGAGCAACACCTTGCAGTACCAGGTAGCGCTGAACGGCTTTCGCACGACGCTCGCCCAGTGCCATGTTGTACTCACGAGTACCACGTTCGTCGGTGTTACCTTCCAGAACAACGCGAGCGCCGTTAGCTTTCAGGTCTTTCGCGTGAACGTCCAGAGCGCGCATGGCTTCTGGTTTCAGGTCCGAACTGTCATATTCGAAGTAGAAAGTGGTGATAGCGCGCAGAGCAGCTTCTTCGCTCAGGGAGCCGTCAACTGCACCAGTGTTAGCGCCGTAACCAGCGTTTGGATCAACAGCTGCGCCTTCACCGGCATTGTCGCCGCCTTTAGACGAGCAACCAACGGCTACGGACAGAGCCAGAGCCAGAGCAGCAAACTTACCAAACTTCAGCATTTCCATCGTGAAACTCCTAATGAACCCCAGTGTGTTAAGTACTTCTTTTTGTAGCGCCGCGTCAGTTCAGGTAAGGGGACCAGGACGGTTCTCTGACTTCGCCTTGAGCGGTAGGAAGC encodes the following:
- the pal gene encoding peptidoglycan-associated lipoprotein Pal, with product MEMLKFGKFAALALALSVAVGCSSKGGDNAGEGAAVDPNAGYGANTGAVDGSLSEEAALRAITTFYFEYDSSDLKPEAMRALDVHAKDLKANGARVVLEGNTDERGTREYNMALGERRAKAVQRYLVLQGVAPGQLELVSYGKERPVATGHDEQSWAQNRRVELRK